In Panthera tigris isolate Pti1 chromosome C1, P.tigris_Pti1_mat1.1, whole genome shotgun sequence, the following proteins share a genomic window:
- the LOC102971246 gene encoding olfactory receptor 5V1-like, translated as MTPLEMNNQTDVTEFIFLGFSNHPKLQGLFFLVFLLIYLTTLLGNMLIITATRISPALHTPMYYFLSNLSFLDICYTSTTVPVMLVNFFREKKTISYEGCLSQIFFLVTCAGTEGVLLAAMAYDRYVAICHPLQYPLLMRVKVCIFLVTGSWLCGLVNSVTHTVLAATLTLCGPNQISHFLCDIPLLLKLSCSDTSLNESVLHVASATIGLSPCLFTGVSYILIISSILRIPSAQGRSKAFSTCASHLTVVVVFYGTANFNYDRPREGYSLDMDILVSVLFCVMTPMLNPIIYSLRNKEVKGALRKLAR; from the coding sequence ATGACACCACTTGAAATGAACAATCAGACAGATGTCACTGAATTCATCTTCTTGGGATTTTCCAACCACCCCAAACTACAGGGCTTGTTTTTCCTGGTTTTCTTGCTCATTTACCTGACAACACTCCTGGGGAACATGCTCATTATAACAGCCACTAGAATCAGTCCTGCTCTCCACACTCCAATGTATTATTTCCTCAGCAACCTGAGTTTCTTGGACATCTGTTATACATCCACCACCGTCCCCGTCATGCTGGTGAACTTCTTCCGGGAGAAGAAGACCATCTCATATGAGGGCTGCCTCTCCCAGATTTTCTTCCTCGTCACATGTGCTGGCACTGAGGGTGTCTTATTGGCCGCTATGGCTTATGATCGCTATGTAGCCATTTGCCACCCTCTTCAATATCCTCTCCTCATGCGTGTGAAGGTCTGTATTTTTTTGGTGACTGGGTCCTGGCTGTGTGGGCTGGTGAATTCTGTGACACACACAGTGCTGGCAGCCACCCTGACTCTCTGTGGGCCCAACCAAATCAGCCACTTCCTCTGTGACATTCCTCTGCTCCTGAAGCTCTCCTGTTCAGACACCTCTCTCAATGAGTCTGTGCTTCATGTGGCCAGTGCCACCATTGGCCTGAGCCCCTGTCTGTTTACTGGAGTGTCCTACATACTCATCATTTCTTCCATTCTTAGGATTCCCTCTGCTCAGGGCAGGAGCAAGGCCTTCTCTACCTGTGCATCCCACCTCACTGTGGTGGTGGTCTTTTATGGAACAGCCAACTTTAACTATGACAGACCCAGAGAAGGTTACTCCCTAGACATGGATATTCTGGTTTCTGTGCTCTTCTGTGTTATGACTCCCATGTTGAACCCCATCATATACAGCCTGAGAAACAAGGAGGTCAAGGGTGCTCTGAGGAAGCTAGCTAGGTAA